A single Ammospiza caudacuta isolate bAmmCau1 chromosome 6, bAmmCau1.pri, whole genome shotgun sequence DNA region contains:
- the TMEM63C gene encoding calcium permeable stress-gated cation channel 1 translates to MESTSSTEPAPDGAGLTSLDVLLFLEAPVNSTEEQCFSARSRSTVLEGLPFGGVPTVLAINFILWLLLLLVFSCLRKAAWDYGRLALLMDNDSLTSLFYGEQSEKEKSPSESSPLDADNKDVGFCSWLLSIYQMKDEEIQSKCGIDATTYLSFQRHLLVLLMLVCVLSVAVILPVNFSGDLLGHNPTHFGRTTIANIPTQDRLLWLHSIFALIYFIFTVLCMAHHSVHLEYRENEKVARTLMVTHIPKEITDPSLIIKHFHEAYPSCTVTNVQFCFDVRKLMKLDAERRKAMKGRLYFTTKAQKEGKIMIKTHPCARIFCCHFCGFDEVDAEQYYGELEEKLTDEFNAERNRITLKRLDMAFVTFQDERMTAVILKDYSHIHCRKHPQQSSVTTVVKSHHWGVCYAPSPSDIIWENLSVRGTSWWVRFILLNICLFLLLFFLTTPAIIVNTMDMFNVTHPVESLKNPIITQFFPTLLLWAFSVFLPFLVYYSAFFESHWTRSSENQITMHKCFFFLVFMVIILPSLGLSSLDLFFRWLFDTHFLDEAEVKFQCVFLPDNGAFFVNYVVTSSLIGTAMELLRIPGLLVYTARLCFAKSEPERLHVKRSQAYQFQFGLEYAWTCCIFSVVMTYSITCPIIVPFGLLYMLLKHMVDRYNIYYVYIPTKLNQRLHVAAISQVVVAPILCMFWLLFFSVLRLGPTRPVTLFTFVVLLSCIIFSFFGLCLKKLQPRKPSSYQMSDQSEGAFNDVERSSVSSTPNSNLFVATVLQEPELSLTPAASPAHQSYGTMGNHLEPAEDGEDGGLQSFETELETVEGEYRSGPVMESQARYQ, encoded by the exons ATGGAGAGCACGTCCTCCACGGAGCCAGCACCGGATGGTGCTGGCCTCACCTCGCTGGACGTGCTCCTCTTCCTGGAGGCGCCGGTGAACAGCACGGAGGAGCAGTGCTTCAGCGCCCGCTCCCGCAGCACCGTCCTGGAGGGGCTGCCCTTCGGAGGCGTGCCCACCGTGCTCGCCATCAACTTCATCCTCTGGCTG CTTCTCCTTCTGGTCTTCTCATGTCTTCGGAAAGCAGCTTGGGACTACGGGCGCCTGGCACTGCTGATGGACAATGACAG CCTGACGTCGCTTTTCTATGGAGAGCAGAGCGAGAAGGAGAAGTCCCCATCAGAGAGCAGCCCTCTGGATGCTGACAACAAGGATGTG GGATTCTGTTCCTGGCTACTTTCTATCTACCAGATGAA GGATGAGGAGATTCAGAGCAAGTGTGGGATCGATGCCACCACCTACCTCTCCTTCCAGCGGCACCTCCTGGTCCTGCTGATGCTGGTTTGTGTGCTCTCCGTGGCTGTCATCCTGCCTGTCAACTTCTCTGGGGACCTCCTGG gACACAATCCTACCCACTTTGGCCGGACAACCATCGCCAACATCCCAACTCA AGACCGTCTTCTGTGGCTGCACAGCATCTTCGCCCTAATCTATTTTATCTTCACCGTCCTTTGTATGGCTCACCACTCTGTGCACCTGGAATACAGAGAGAATGAGAAG GTCGCTCGGACGCTGATGGTTACCCACATCCCCAAGGAGATCACAGACCCTTCACTTATCATCAAGCATTTCCA CGAGGCTTATCCCAGCTGCACCGTCACCAATGTCCAGTTTTGCTTTGACGTGCGCAAGCTGATGAAGCTGGATGCAGAGAG GCGCAAAGCAATGAAGGGGCGGCTTTATTTCACCACCAAGGCACAGAAGGAGGGGAAGATTATGATCAAAACTCACCCCTGCGCCCGCATCTTCTGCTGCCACTTCTGTGGCTTTGATGAG gtGGATGCTGAGCAGTATTAcggggagctggaggagaagctCACAGATGAGTTCAATGCAGAGCGCAACCGCATCACACTCAAGCGGCTTGATATGGCCTTCGTCACCTTCCAGGACGAGCGGATGACAGCTGT GATTTTGAAGGACTACAGCCACATCCACTGCCGCAAGCACCCCCAGCAGTCCTCTGTCACCACCGTGGTCAAGTCACACCACTGGGGTGTTTGCTATGCCCCTTCACCCAGTGATATCATCTG GGAGAATTTATCAGTCCGCGGCACATCGTGGTGGGTGCGATTCATTCTGCTTAATATCTGCCTGttcctccttcttttcttcctcacaACGCCAGCCATCATTGTCAACACTATGGACATGTTCAATGTCACACACCCTGTGGAGAGCCTCAAG AACCCCATCATCACCCAGTTTTTCCCCAcgctgctgctctgggccttCTCTgtcttcctgcccttccttgtCTACTACTCAGCATTCTTCGAGTCTCACTGGACAAG GTCAAGTGAAAATCAGATCACCATGCACAAGTGCTTCTTCTTCCTGGTGTTCATGGTTATCATCCTGCCCTCGCTGGGTCTGAGCAG CCTGGACCTGTTTTTCCGCTGGCTCTTCGACACCCACTTTCTGGATGAGGCTGAAGTCAAGTTCCA GTGCGTTTTCCTCCCAGACAATGGCGCCTTCTTCGTCAACTATGTAGTGACCTCCAGCCTGATTGGGAcggccatggagctgctgcgCATCCCAGGCCTCCTCGTCTACACTGCTCGCCTCTGCTTCGCCAAGTCCGAGCCCGAGCGGCTCCATGTCAAGCGG AGTCAAGCTTACCAGTTCCAGTTTGGACTAGAGTATGCCTGGACCTGCTGTATCTTCTCTGTTGTCATGACCTACAGCATCACCTGCCCTATCATCGTCCCCTTTG GGTTGCTCTATATGCTGCTCAAGCACATGGTTGACCGGTACAACATTTACTATGTGTACATCCCCACCAAACTGAACCAGCGCCTCCACGTCGCCGCCATCAGCCAAGTTGTGGTGGCCCCCATCCTCTGCATGTTCTGGCTGCTCTTCTTCTCCGTCCTGCGCCTCG GTCCCACCCGGCCTGTCACCCTCTTCACCTTTGTGGTCCTCCTTTCCTGCATCATCTTCTCCTTCTTTGGCCTCTGCCTGAAGAAGCTGCAGCCACGGAAACCCTCAAGCTACCAG ATGTCTGACCAGTCTGAGGGCGCCTTCAATGACGTGGAGCGGAGCAGCGTTTCCTCCACCCCTAACTCCAAT CTCTTTGTGGCCACTGTCCTGCAGGAGCCTGAGCTGAGCCTGACGCCGGCAGCCTCTCCGGCACACCAGTCCTATGGCACCATGGGCAACcacctggagccagcagaggaTGGGGAGGATGGGGGGCTGCAGAGCTTCGAGACAGAGCTGGAGACCGTGGAGGGCGAGTACAGGAGCGGCCCCGTGATGGAGAGCCAGGCTCGCTACCAGTGA